From [Clostridium] symbiosum, a single genomic window includes:
- the ssb gene encoding single-stranded DNA-binding protein — MAINRVIIEGNLTRDVEMRATASGLAVAGFTVAVNEKRKNAEGEYVDAPVFVKCSLFGTRAEKLSKYLLKGTKVTIDGKLRYSQWTKDDEKRHELSVIVDQLEFSGGKREQTGDAPAPELDLYDEDIPF, encoded by the coding sequence ATGGCAATCAACCGAGTCATCATCGAGGGCAACCTGACGCGCGACGTGGAGATGCGCGCCACCGCCAGCGGCCTCGCAGTCGCAGGGTTCACCGTCGCGGTCAATGAGAAGCGCAAGAACGCCGAGGGCGAGTACGTCGATGCCCCCGTGTTCGTCAAGTGCTCCCTGTTCGGCACCCGCGCCGAGAAGCTGTCCAAGTACCTCCTCAAGGGCACCAAGGTCACCATCGACGGCAAGCTGCGCTACTCGCAGTGGACCAAGGACGATGAGAAGCGCCATGAGCTGAGCGTCATCGTTGACCAGCTTGAGTTCAGCGGCGGCAAGCGCGAGCAGACCGGCGATGCGCCCGCTCCTGAACTCGACCTCTATGACGAGGACATCCCGTTCTAG
- a CDS encoding P-loop NTPase has product MNQDEKGLMYMFTILFLNQKGGVGKTTLADELAFALERRGSTVAFVSTDPQGGSVHEVCDDPDYAESCDYQIVDTAGVLNDGMGDWCRAADVILIPMLPSTRDVEPTMRTYQIAKDSGTDATIRLVVNNFYAFGKLDKQLVEFLESEQVPVIAKVPRAVALSQAAAEGKSVAEHSPHSHVIPALEELADSIINEKEKKYV; this is encoded by the coding sequence ATGAATCAAGACGAGAAAGGACTGATGTATATGTTCACGATTCTGTTCCTCAACCAGAAGGGCGGTGTCGGCAAGACCACCCTCGCCGACGAGCTGGCGTTCGCGCTTGAGCGCCGAGGCTCCACGGTGGCGTTCGTCTCCACCGACCCGCAGGGCGGCTCCGTCCACGAGGTCTGCGATGACCCGGACTACGCCGAGTCCTGCGATTACCAGATTGTCGATACGGCGGGCGTCCTGAACGACGGCATGGGCGATTGGTGCCGCGCCGCCGATGTCATCCTCATCCCCATGCTCCCGAGCACGCGCGATGTGGAGCCGACCATGCGCACCTACCAAATCGCCAAGGACTCCGGTACGGACGCGACGATACGTCTCGTGGTCAACAACTTCTACGCGTTCGGCAAGCTCGACAAGCAGCTCGTGGAGTTCCTTGAGTCAGAGCAGGTTCCGGTCATCGCGAAGGTGCCCCGCGCGGTCGCGCTCTCGCAGGCCGCAGCCGAGGGCAAGTCGGTCGCGGAGCACAGTCCGCACAGCCACGTCATCCCGGCTCTTGAGGAGCTGGCAGATTCCATCATCAACGAGAAGGAGAAAAAGTATGTCTAA
- the mihF gene encoding integration host factor, actinobacterial type → MENNNLPEMTDEQRKAALERAAEARRERTEFKGLVKTGEISLADALADDRAKRIRVHEFLMCIPGIGKAKADDIMRKLGIAENRRVQGLGSRQREGIVELVAKLK, encoded by the coding sequence ATGGAGAACAACAACCTGCCCGAGATGACCGACGAGCAGCGCAAGGCCGCGCTTGAGCGTGCCGCAGAGGCTCGCCGCGAGCGCACGGAGTTCAAGGGACTCGTGAAGACGGGGGAGATTTCCCTTGCCGACGCCCTTGCAGATGACCGCGCCAAGCGCATCCGCGTCCACGAGTTCCTGATGTGCATCCCCGGCATCGGCAAGGCGAAGGCCGATGACATCATGCGCAAGCTCGGCATCGCGGAGAACCGACGCGTGCAGGGTCTCGGTAGCCGACAGCGCGAGGGAATCGTCGAGTTGGTCGCGAAGTTGAAGTAG